Proteins encoded by one window of Candidatus Margulisiibacteriota bacterium:
- a CDS encoding type II toxin-antitoxin system PemK/MazF family toxin — protein MVIYKPYDLVAVPFPFTDKNVKKRRPALVLSSYENFNYHTGHSLLAMITSAKNSRWELDVEIENLENTGLHSASIIRMKLFTLDSRLIIKKLGTLSDKDQKKIKKNLKKLIIID, from the coding sequence ATGGTGATATATAAGCCTTATGATCTGGTCGCTGTTCCTTTTCCTTTTACAGATAAAAATGTTAAAAAACGTCGGCCCGCGTTAGTGCTTTCCAGTTATGAGAATTTTAATTATCACACTGGGCACAGTTTGCTTGCCATGATTACCAGCGCCAAAAATAGTCGCTGGGAACTGGATGTAGAGATTGAGAATTTGGAAAATACAGGGCTGCATAGCGCTTCGATAATCAGAATGAAGTTATTTACCCTGGATAGCAGGCTGATCATAAAAAAACTTGGTACTTTATCTGACAAGGATCAGAAAAAGATTAAAAAGAATCTGAAAAAATTAATAATAATTGATTAA
- the argS gene encoding arginine--tRNA ligase produces MLIRDLIRKKCEKFLKDNGYTLAVCNIEVPKDRSLGDYSTNLAFLLAKDLKKAPQQIAEDLAKEIKLYFRDKVFKGTQVTALRGFINFILPKEFCIYYLSKEDFSKNLIAGGDKILLEFVSANPTGPLHIGHGRWAALGDSLRRILQWVGYEVSTEFYINDAGVQIEKLKESIEARKQGIPVPEDGYNGSYVKELVTFADPIQELIRRQQETLRQFRVKFDNWYSEKQNLQDTQEVAKTIEWLTDKGFTYKLEGALFFRTTSFGDDKDRVLIKENGETTYFAADIAYHNLKVQRGFNRLINIWGADHHGYIKRVKAGLKAMCGDQAELEVLLGQLVTLYQNGVEVRMSKRTGDMITLQEVIEKIGADAARFFLVMKSADIHLDFDLELAKKKSNDNPVFYVQYAHARISSIIRKSNMLPVYHRAVELKEIEFKLLKFLMSFEEEVFTAAQYREPYRIAHYLIELSGLFHSFYHECKVNVEDRKLSENRLAIINSVKNILGIGLGLMGIDAPERM; encoded by the coding sequence ATGTTAATCAGAGATTTGATCCGAAAAAAATGTGAAAAATTTCTTAAGGATAATGGTTATACGCTTGCGGTCTGCAATATAGAGGTTCCTAAAGACAGAAGCCTGGGCGATTACTCCACCAATCTGGCCTTTTTACTGGCTAAAGATTTGAAAAAAGCTCCGCAGCAGATTGCGGAGGACCTGGCCAAAGAGATCAAACTTTATTTTCGGGACAAGGTTTTTAAGGGTACACAGGTAACTGCTTTAAGAGGTTTTATAAATTTTATTTTACCAAAGGAATTTTGCATTTATTATTTGTCCAAGGAAGATTTTTCCAAAAATCTGATTGCAGGCGGAGACAAGATATTGCTGGAGTTTGTCTCAGCCAATCCTACGGGGCCGCTGCATATCGGCCATGGCCGCTGGGCCGCGTTGGGTGACAGTCTGCGGCGCATTCTGCAGTGGGTTGGCTATGAAGTAAGTACCGAGTTTTATATAAATGACGCCGGTGTACAGATAGAAAAGCTCAAAGAGTCTATAGAAGCGCGCAAACAGGGCATTCCCGTGCCTGAAGACGGTTATAACGGCAGTTATGTTAAGGAACTGGTTACTTTTGCCGACCCCATTCAGGAACTGATCCGCAGGCAACAGGAAACATTAAGACAGTTTCGGGTGAAATTTGACAATTGGTACAGCGAGAAACAAAACCTGCAGGATACTCAGGAAGTAGCCAAAACCATCGAATGGCTCACGGATAAAGGTTTTACCTACAAGCTGGAGGGAGCGCTTTTTTTCAGGACCACTTCCTTCGGAGATGACAAGGACAGGGTGCTGATTAAGGAAAATGGTGAGACCACTTATTTCGCCGCTGATATTGCTTATCATAATCTCAAGGTGCAGCGCGGGTTTAACCGTCTGATCAATATCTGGGGCGCAGACCATCATGGTTATATAAAAAGGGTTAAAGCAGGCCTTAAGGCCATGTGCGGAGACCAGGCCGAACTGGAAGTGCTGTTGGGACAACTGGTAACGCTCTACCAGAACGGTGTGGAAGTGCGCATGAGCAAGCGTACCGGCGATATGATCACTTTACAGGAAGTAATTGAGAAAATAGGCGCGGACGCGGCCAGGTTCTTTCTGGTCATGAAAAGCGCGGACATTCATCTGGATTTTGATCTGGAACTGGCCAAGAAAAAGTCCAATGATAATCCGGTTTTTTATGTGCAGTATGCCCATGCCCGCATCAGCAGTATTATCAGAAAAAGTAATATGCTTCCTGTTTACCATCGTGCTGTAGAGCTAAAAGAAATAGAGTTCAAACTGCTTAAATTTTTAATGTCGTTTGAAGAGGAAGTATTTACCGCGGCTCAGTACAGGGAACCTTATCGTATCGCTCATTATTTGATCGAACTTTCCGGACTTTTTCATTCTTTTTATCATGAATGTAAAGTAAACGTGGAAGATCGGAAACTTTCCGAGAACCGTCTGGCCATAATCAATTCCGTAAAAAATATTCTGGGCATAGGTCTGGGTCTTATGGGTATCGATGCTCCGGAAAGAATGTGA
- a CDS encoding AbrB/MazE/SpoVT family DNA-binding domain-containing protein codes for MLKSKLTSKNQATIPSEIRDCLNLSAGDTVGFEIDNSKVVLKKISPIDLEYAQALESTLDEWNSKNDNEAYGDI; via the coding sequence ATGTTAAAATCAAAACTTACCAGTAAAAATCAAGCTACTATTCCTTCAGAAATAAGAGACTGCCTTAATCTTTCCGCGGGCGATACCGTTGGTTTTGAAATTGATAACAGCAAGGTTGTTTTGAAAAAGATCAGCCCTATAGACCTTGAGTATGCGCAAGCACTTGAATCTACACTGGATGAATGGAACTCAAAAAATGACAACGAGGCCTATGGTGATATATAA